A window from Marinagarivorans cellulosilyticus encodes these proteins:
- the nqrE gene encoding NADH:ubiquinone reductase (Na(+)-transporting) subunit E — protein sequence MEELLSLFIRSIFIENMALAFFLGMCTFLAISKKVDAAMGLGIAVIVVLTITVPVNNVIYNYLLADGALAWAGYPEVDLSFLGLISYIGVIAAIVQIMEMVLDKYFPPLYNALGVFLPLITVNCAILGAALFMVERDYNLVESTVFGAGSGVGWALAITALAGIREKMKYSDVPDGLKGLGITFITVGLMSLGFMSFGGIDL from the coding sequence ATGGAAGAGCTACTGAGTTTATTTATCCGCTCGATCTTTATCGAGAACATGGCCTTAGCCTTTTTCTTGGGCATGTGTACCTTTTTGGCAATCTCCAAAAAGGTTGATGCCGCAATGGGTTTGGGTATTGCGGTTATCGTAGTACTTACTATTACGGTACCTGTGAACAATGTTATTTATAACTACTTATTAGCGGACGGTGCGCTGGCTTGGGCCGGTTATCCTGAAGTTGATTTGAGCTTCCTTGGTTTGATTTCTTACATTGGCGTTATTGCGGCAATTGTTCAAATTATGGAAATGGTTCTCGATAAATATTTCCCACCTTTGTATAACGCGCTGGGTGTGTTCTTGCCGCTTATCACAGTGAACTGTGCCATTTTAGGTGCGGCTTTATTTATGGTGGAGCGCGACTACAACCTTGTAGAAAGTACCGTATTTGGTGCTGGCTCTGGTGTGGGTTGGGCATTGGCGATTACTGCATTGGCCGGTATTCGTGAAAAAATGAAATACAGTGACGTACCCGATGGCCTTAAGGGCTTAGGTATTACCTTTATCACTGTGGGTTTGATGTCTTTGGGCTTTATGTCGTTCGGCGGCATCGACCTATAA
- the nqrF gene encoding NADH:ubiquinone reductase (Na(+)-transporting) subunit F, producing MNIEIILGVVMFTLIVLVLVGIILSARAKLVESGDVTILVNGEKEIVTAAGGKLLQTLAGAGLFLPSACGGGGSCAQCKCIVESGGGEMLPTEASHFTKREAKDGWRLSCQVPVKENMHIEVEDDVFGVKQWECTVESNPNMATFIKELTLKLPEGENVDFRAGGYVQLEAPAHHVYFKDFDIEEQYRGDWEHFKFFDLESKVTEPVIRAYSMANYPEEKGVVKFNIRIATPPPRTTGLPPGQMSSYVFSLKPGDKITVYGPFGEFFAKDTDAEMVFIGGGAGMAPMRSHIFDQLRRLKSKRKISFWYGARSLRELFYQDEYDQLAEENENFEWHVAMSDPQPEDNWEGLTGFIHNVLFEQYLKDHPAPEDCEFYMCGPPIMNQSVITMLKDLGVEDENIMLDDFGG from the coding sequence ATGAATATTGAAATTATTTTAGGCGTGGTGATGTTTACACTCATCGTGCTTGTGTTAGTCGGCATTATTTTGTCGGCTCGCGCTAAGCTCGTAGAGAGTGGTGACGTAACCATTTTAGTCAATGGCGAAAAAGAAATTGTAACGGCCGCTGGCGGTAAGTTATTGCAAACACTAGCGGGTGCTGGGCTATTCTTGCCTTCGGCCTGTGGTGGTGGCGGTAGTTGTGCGCAGTGTAAGTGTATTGTTGAGTCTGGCGGTGGCGAAATGCTACCGACAGAGGCTTCTCACTTTACTAAACGCGAAGCCAAAGACGGTTGGCGTTTGAGCTGTCAGGTACCTGTTAAAGAAAACATGCACATAGAAGTGGAAGACGATGTGTTTGGTGTTAAGCAATGGGAATGTACTGTTGAATCTAACCCGAACATGGCGACCTTCATTAAAGAGTTAACGTTGAAACTACCTGAAGGTGAAAACGTAGACTTCCGTGCCGGCGGTTATGTGCAGTTAGAAGCACCCGCGCACCATGTTTACTTTAAAGACTTTGACATTGAAGAGCAGTACCGCGGCGATTGGGAACACTTTAAATTCTTCGATCTAGAATCTAAAGTGACCGAACCTGTTATTCGTGCTTATTCAATGGCGAACTACCCAGAAGAGAAAGGCGTTGTTAAATTCAATATCCGTATTGCAACACCGCCACCGCGCACCACAGGCTTGCCGCCTGGGCAAATGTCTTCTTACGTATTTAGCTTAAAGCCAGGCGATAAAATTACAGTATACGGCCCCTTTGGTGAGTTCTTCGCGAAAGACACCGACGCCGAAATGGTATTCATCGGTGGTGGTGCTGGTATGGCACCAATGCGTTCGCACATTTTTGATCAACTTCGTCGCCTTAAGTCTAAGCGTAAAATTTCATTTTGGTATGGCGCACGTTCATTACGTGAATTGTTCTACCAAGATGAATACGATCAACTAGCTGAAGAAAACGAAAACTTTGAGTGGCATGTTGCCATGAGTGACCCACAACCCGAAGATAACTGGGAAGGCCTCACTGGCTTTATCCATAATGTATTGTTCGAGCAATACCTTAAGGATCACCCAGCGCCAGAAGATTGTGAGTTCTACATGTGTGGTCCGCCAATCATGAACCAGTCTGTTATTACTATGCTTAAAGATCTGGGCGTAGAAGACGAAAATATTATGCTGGATGACTTCGGCGGCTAA
- a CDS encoding FAD:protein FMN transferase, translated as MNIFSDIILKARAAWLLSLFCFLLAACEQKPKCEAIAYSGNTMGTIYNIKLVVKPEQRTAAKNTQAAIDALLLDFNQSLSTYIKDSEIMTINAAPINQWIDVSPRFLGVLTLSQEVSALSGGAFDATVAPLVNLWGFGADWRQDDPPTEQQITSAKKNVDFSAIEIDAENFRIKKQKNIALDFSAVAKGYGVDELATYLWQQGFHHFMVEIGGELRLHGHNAEGMPWRIGVESPQTGGEIRPIAVSEVGVATSGDYRNYFERDGVRFSHTIDPATGKPITHSLASVTVVAGSAAKADALATAFSVMGGDKTMALAAKEGIAVYLIERAQEGFSVRHSPAFAPYLLEL; from the coding sequence ATGAATATTTTTTCTGACATTATATTAAAAGCGAGAGCGGCGTGGCTGCTCTCGCTTTTTTGTTTTTTATTGGCTGCTTGTGAGCAAAAGCCAAAGTGCGAAGCGATTGCCTATTCGGGCAATACAATGGGCACTATTTACAATATTAAATTGGTTGTTAAGCCCGAACAGCGAACAGCGGCTAAAAATACTCAAGCGGCTATAGATGCGCTGTTATTAGATTTTAACCAGAGCCTTTCTACGTATATTAAAGACTCTGAAATTATGACTATTAATGCCGCGCCCATTAATCAATGGATAGACGTGTCGCCGCGTTTTCTTGGTGTATTAACACTAAGCCAGGAGGTCAGTGCTTTAAGTGGTGGCGCTTTTGATGCCACCGTTGCACCGCTTGTGAATCTTTGGGGCTTTGGCGCTGATTGGCGGCAAGATGATCCGCCAACCGAGCAGCAAATTACATCAGCGAAGAAAAATGTAGATTTCAGTGCAATAGAGATAGACGCTGAAAATTTTAGAATTAAAAAACAAAAAAACATCGCGCTTGATTTTTCGGCGGTTGCTAAAGGTTATGGTGTTGATGAGCTGGCTACTTATCTATGGCAGCAAGGCTTTCATCACTTTATGGTCGAAATTGGCGGTGAATTGCGTTTGCATGGCCATAATGCCGAAGGCATGCCTTGGCGTATCGGTGTAGAGTCGCCGCAGACTGGTGGCGAAATTCGCCCAATTGCCGTATCTGAGGTTGGGGTGGCAACATCAGGGGATTACCGAAATTACTTTGAGCGAGATGGCGTTCGGTTTTCCCATACGATTGACCCAGCAACCGGTAAGCCCATTACGCATAGTTTAGCGTCGGTGACGGTTGTGGCCGGCAGTGCTGCAAAAGCCGATGCACTGGCAACAGCTTTTAGTGTAATGGGGGGGGATAAAACCATGGCACTAGCCGCCAAAGAAGGCATCGCTGTTTATTTAATTGAGCGTGCGCAGGAGGGCTTTAGTGTGCGTCATAGCCCTGCATTTGCGCCTTATTTATTAGAGCTATAG
- the nqrM gene encoding (Na+)-NQR maturation NqrM, producing the protein MITFVLAFLFIAIMIAAMAVGVIVKGKPIKGSCGGMAALNMDTACDICGGDTKKCDEEQERLAEEKNALAYDATHKK; encoded by the coding sequence ATGATCACGTTTGTTTTAGCTTTTTTGTTTATTGCAATTATGATCGCTGCAATGGCCGTTGGCGTTATTGTGAAAGGTAAGCCTATTAAAGGGTCGTGCGGTGGTATGGCGGCTTTAAATATGGATACCGCATGCGATATTTGCGGTGGTGACACCAAAAAATGTGATGAAGAACAGGAACGTCTAGCCGAAGAAAAAAATGCGCTAGCGTACGATGCGACCCATAAAAAATAA
- the sthA gene encoding Si-specific NAD(P)(+) transhydrogenase — MADYDYDLLVIGAGPAGEAAAMAATKSEMTVGVIDAQSDLGGNCTHKGTIPSKALRHVVKQVINYRKQPEMLHLNSFNTITYPAVLQAAKSIIPRKVAMHKAYFMRNRIHVHSGLAHFTSANSVAVEYQDSPTDNITAKHILIATGSRPYRPSNIDFNHPRIYDSDTILRMAHTPRTLVIYGAGVIGCEYASIFSGLGIKVDLINNRDSLLSFLDTEITDALSYHLRNKGVLVRHGEQFDSVDATAEMVTVHLKSGKRIKADALLWCNGRSGNTEDLQLGNAGLEANSRGQVEVDDEYRTVQPSIYAAGDVVGWPSLASASYDQGRAVVDSITNQQVRKVTDAPTGIYTLPEISSVGKTEAELTAAKVPYEVGRAFFKDTARAQISGDEVGMLKILFHLDTQEILGIHCFGAEAAEIVHIGQAIMNQTGEANNINYFTNTTFNYPTMAEAYRVAALNGLNRLKRQ, encoded by the coding sequence ATGGCTGATTATGATTACGATCTGTTAGTGATTGGTGCTGGCCCAGCAGGCGAAGCCGCGGCAATGGCGGCCACCAAATCGGAAATGACCGTTGGTGTTATTGATGCGCAAAGTGACTTAGGTGGAAATTGCACGCACAAAGGGACTATTCCATCTAAAGCATTAAGGCACGTTGTTAAGCAGGTAATTAACTACCGCAAGCAGCCCGAAATGCTGCATTTAAACTCGTTTAATACTATTACTTATCCCGCAGTTTTGCAGGCGGCTAAGTCTATTATTCCTCGTAAAGTAGCCATGCATAAAGCCTATTTTATGCGTAACCGCATCCATGTGCATTCGGGCTTAGCGCACTTTACTTCGGCTAATTCTGTGGCTGTGGAATATCAAGATAGCCCAACCGATAACATTACGGCAAAGCATATTTTAATTGCGACAGGCTCAAGACCTTATCGCCCAAGCAATATCGATTTTAATCACCCGCGTATTTACGATAGCGATACTATTTTAAGAATGGCACACACGCCGCGAACATTGGTAATTTATGGTGCAGGTGTTATCGGTTGTGAATATGCGTCTATCTTTTCTGGCCTTGGCATTAAAGTAGACCTTATTAATAATCGCGATAGTTTGTTGTCGTTCTTGGATACTGAAATTACCGATGCGTTGAGCTATCACTTGCGCAATAAAGGGGTTTTGGTTCGTCACGGTGAGCAATTTGATAGTGTGGATGCTACCGCAGAAATGGTCACGGTACACTTGAAGTCAGGCAAACGCATTAAAGCTGACGCCCTTTTATGGTGTAACGGTCGCTCGGGTAATACCGAAGATTTGCAGTTAGGTAATGCAGGCCTTGAAGCCAATAGCCGCGGTCAGGTTGAAGTGGATGATGAATACCGCACTGTACAGCCAAGCATTTATGCTGCTGGTGATGTAGTTGGCTGGCCGAGCTTGGCGAGCGCTTCTTATGATCAGGGGCGAGCGGTGGTCGATTCAATTACTAACCAGCAGGTACGCAAAGTTACAGACGCCCCAACGGGAATTTATACGTTGCCAGAAATTAGTTCGGTGGGTAAAACCGAGGCCGAGCTTACAGCGGCTAAGGTGCCCTACGAAGTTGGGCGAGCATTCTTTAAAGATACGGCGCGCGCGCAAATAAGTGGCGATGAAGTCGGCATGCTTAAAATCTTATTTCACTTGGATACGCAGGAAATTTTGGGTATCCATTGTTTTGGTGCCGAAGCGGCCGAAATTGTTCACATTGGTCAGGCCATTATGAATCAAACCGGTGAAGCGAATAATATTAATTACTTCACTAATACCACCTTTAACTACCCAACAATGGCAGAAGCTTACCGGGTAGCGGCGCTTAATGGGCTTAACCGGCTGAAGCGTCAATAG
- a CDS encoding TlpA family protein disulfide reductase: MKYLAALLLVVSSSAFSLEKGGSMPEFALTNVDGSATTSSAEVSRSKLTYVDFWATWCGPCKQSFPFMNALVEKYGAKGLTVTAISLDEDTSEVAPFLKSVPANFGVFYGDADDIGEKVQPPGMPSSALIDENGKIVALHTGYNDKIAAQVEAEIEALLK, encoded by the coding sequence ATGAAATATTTGGCAGCATTATTATTGGTGGTATCGAGTTCGGCCTTTAGTTTGGAGAAGGGCGGTTCTATGCCTGAGTTTGCGCTAACAAACGTAGATGGTTCTGCAACAACTTCTTCGGCAGAGGTCTCTAGAAGCAAGCTAACGTATGTTGATTTTTGGGCGACGTGGTGCGGGCCTTGTAAGCAGTCGTTTCCGTTTATGAACGCTTTGGTCGAAAAGTACGGTGCTAAAGGTTTGACGGTAACGGCGATTAGCCTTGATGAAGACACCAGCGAAGTCGCCCCGTTTTTAAAATCAGTGCCAGCTAACTTTGGTGTATTTTATGGCGATGCGGATGACATTGGTGAAAAGGTGCAGCCACCTGGCATGCCGTCTTCGGCGCTTATTGATGAAAATGGCAAAATTGTGGCTTTGCATACCGGCTATAACGACAAAATAGCCGCACAGGTGGAGGCTGAAATTGAAGCGCTATTAAAGTAA
- the galE gene encoding UDP-glucose 4-epimerase GalE: protein MKILVTGGAGYIGSHTLIELIAAGFEVCVVDNLCNSSAESLSRVEKITQQKIPFYQSDVTDRNALRAIFEQEGNIEGVIHFAGLKAVGESNEIPLRYYHVNVEGSVAVAEVMNEFGAKHLLFSSSATVYGDPHTVPIKEDFPTGATNPYGRSKLMVEEILQDACKSPKNALKVGLLRYFNPIGAHESGTIGEDPKGIPNNLLPFVAQVAVGKLPQLRVFGDDYNTTDGTGVRDYIHVVDLARGHVAALQKLTNKAAGSYVWNLGTGHGYSVLEVVKAFEKACGKEIPLEIVPRRTGDIAACYADPSFAKAELGWVAQYDIERMVKDTWRWQSNNPNGYRD, encoded by the coding sequence ATGAAGATATTAGTAACCGGCGGCGCTGGCTACATTGGCAGCCACACCCTAATAGAGCTAATCGCCGCAGGGTTTGAGGTCTGTGTTGTAGACAACTTATGCAACAGCAGCGCCGAATCCCTTTCTCGCGTAGAAAAAATCACACAGCAAAAGATTCCGTTTTACCAAAGTGATGTCACCGACCGCAACGCACTACGCGCCATTTTTGAGCAGGAAGGTAACATTGAGGGCGTGATTCATTTTGCCGGCCTAAAGGCCGTGGGGGAGTCTAACGAGATTCCACTGCGCTATTACCACGTTAACGTGGAGGGCTCTGTCGCCGTTGCCGAAGTTATGAACGAATTTGGCGCAAAGCATTTGCTATTCAGCTCTTCAGCTACCGTTTACGGCGACCCGCACACGGTCCCCATCAAAGAGGACTTCCCTACAGGTGCCACCAACCCCTACGGGCGAAGCAAGCTAATGGTAGAGGAGATTCTGCAGGACGCCTGTAAGTCACCTAAAAACGCATTGAAGGTTGGGTTATTACGTTACTTCAACCCAATTGGCGCCCACGAAAGCGGTACCATTGGTGAAGACCCAAAAGGCATTCCCAACAACCTGCTACCGTTTGTTGCCCAGGTTGCAGTGGGCAAACTACCGCAACTGCGCGTATTCGGTGACGACTACAACACAACCGACGGCACTGGCGTACGCGATTACATTCACGTGGTCGACCTCGCCCGCGGCCATGTTGCTGCACTACAAAAACTCACGAACAAAGCTGCCGGCAGCTATGTTTGGAACCTTGGGACTGGCCATGGTTATAGCGTTCTTGAGGTCGTTAAAGCTTTTGAAAAGGCTTGCGGCAAAGAAATCCCACTTGAAATAGTGCCGCGCCGTACTGGCGATATTGCCGCTTGTTACGCCGACCCCTCTTTTGCCAAAGCCGAATTGGGCTGGGTTGCGCAATATGATATTGAGCGAATGGTAAAAGACACTTGGCGCTGGCAATCGAACAACCCTAACGGTTATCGCGACTAG
- a CDS encoding PrkA family serine protein kinase, which yields MSIFNHYQQRYEKTQEEELSIQEYLDLCKKDPSVYASAAERMLLAIGEPELVDTAREPRLSRMFSNKIIKRYEAFEEFYGMEEAIEQIVSFFKHAAQGLEEKKQILYLLGPVGGGKSSLAEKLKSLMEKQPIYCIKGSPVFESPLGLFNPDEDAAILEEDYGIHRRYLKTIMSPWAVKRLHEFGGDISQFKVVKVYPSILDQTAISKTEPGDENNQDISSLVGKVDIRKLEEFPQNDPDAYSFSGGLCRSNQGLMEFVEMFKAPIKVLHPLLTATQEGNFNSTEGLGAIPFEGVVLAHSNESEWQTFKNNKNNEAFIDRVYIVKVPYCLRVSEEIHIYEKLLETSSLAHSPCAPDTLKMLAQFTVLSRLKEPENSNTFSKMRVYDGQNLKDTDPKAKSLQEYKDMAGVDEGMDGLSTRFAFKILSKVFNFDPTEVAANPVHLLYVLEQRIEQEQFAEEVAARYLRFIKEYLAPRYVEFIGKEIQTAYLESYAEYGQNIFDRYVTYADFWIQDQEFRDPETGEILNRVALNEELEKIEKPAGISNPKDFRNEIVNFVLRARANNNGKNPAWNSYEKLRTVIEKKMFSNTEDLLPVISFSAKSSKEDKKKHQDFVDRMVERGYTEKQVRLLSEWYLRVRKSQ from the coding sequence ATGTCTATCTTTAATCATTATCAGCAGCGTTATGAAAAGACTCAGGAAGAAGAACTGAGTATTCAAGAATACCTCGATTTATGTAAAAAGGACCCTTCGGTGTATGCCAGTGCTGCTGAGCGAATGCTGCTTGCAATCGGCGAGCCCGAGCTTGTGGATACGGCTCGCGAGCCACGCTTAAGCCGTATGTTCTCAAATAAAATTATTAAACGTTATGAAGCTTTTGAAGAATTTTATGGCATGGAGGAGGCCATCGAGCAGATTGTTTCCTTCTTCAAGCATGCCGCACAAGGCTTGGAAGAGAAAAAGCAAATTCTTTATTTGCTTGGGCCTGTTGGCGGTGGTAAATCCTCGTTAGCCGAAAAACTTAAAAGCTTAATGGAAAAGCAGCCTATTTACTGCATTAAAGGCTCGCCAGTTTTTGAATCGCCCTTGGGGCTTTTTAACCCTGATGAAGATGCGGCTATTCTTGAAGAAGATTACGGAATTCATCGGCGCTACCTTAAAACCATTATGTCGCCTTGGGCTGTTAAGCGGCTGCACGAATTTGGTGGCGACATTAGCCAATTTAAGGTCGTGAAAGTTTACCCCTCTATATTGGACCAAACAGCAATTTCTAAGACAGAGCCTGGCGACGAAAACAATCAAGATATTTCTTCGTTAGTGGGTAAGGTCGATATTCGAAAGCTGGAAGAATTCCCCCAAAACGATCCTGATGCCTATAGTTTTTCTGGCGGCTTGTGCCGCTCCAATCAAGGCTTGATGGAATTTGTCGAGATGTTTAAAGCGCCGATTAAGGTGCTGCACCCATTATTAACGGCTACCCAAGAAGGTAACTTTAATAGTACCGAAGGCTTGGGTGCCATACCCTTTGAGGGGGTTGTGCTTGCGCACTCGAATGAGTCTGAATGGCAAACATTTAAAAACAATAAAAATAACGAAGCGTTTATCGATCGTGTTTATATTGTTAAGGTGCCTTACTGTCTTCGTGTATCAGAAGAAATTCATATCTATGAAAAACTGCTCGAAACCAGTTCTCTGGCGCATTCCCCCTGTGCGCCAGATACGCTGAAAATGTTGGCGCAGTTTACCGTGTTGTCGCGCTTAAAAGAGCCAGAAAACTCCAATACCTTCTCGAAAATGCGGGTTTATGATGGGCAGAATTTAAAAGATACCGACCCTAAAGCAAAGTCTTTACAGGAATATAAAGACATGGCTGGTGTTGACGAAGGCATGGATGGCCTATCTACGCGCTTTGCATTCAAAATACTGTCTAAGGTTTTCAATTTCGACCCAACCGAAGTTGCCGCAAACCCAGTGCATTTGTTATACGTGCTTGAGCAGCGTATAGAGCAAGAGCAATTTGCCGAAGAAGTCGCAGCGCGTTATTTACGCTTTATTAAAGAATACTTGGCGCCAAGGTACGTAGAGTTTATTGGCAAAGAAATACAAACAGCTTACTTGGAATCCTATGCCGAGTACGGTCAGAATATCTTTGACCGCTATGTGACCTATGCCGATTTTTGGATTCAAGATCAAGAGTTTAGAGACCCCGAAACCGGTGAGATTCTCAACCGTGTAGCGTTAAACGAAGAACTGGAAAAAATAGAAAAGCCTGCCGGAATTAGCAATCCTAAAGATTTTCGTAATGAAATTGTTAATTTTGTCTTGCGCGCTAGGGCTAATAATAATGGCAAAAACCCTGCGTGGAATAGCTACGAGAAACTGCGAACAGTCATCGAGAAGAAAATGTTCTCCAATACTGAAGACTTGTTGCCGGTGATTTCGTTTAGTGCAAAATCGAGCAAAGAGGACAAGAAAAAGCATCAAGATTTTGTGGATCGCATGGTTGAGCGAGGTTACACGGAAAAACAAGTTCGCTTATTGTCTGAATGGTACCTGCGCGTGCGTAAATCGCAGTAG
- a CDS encoding YeaH/YhbH family protein: protein MSYVVDRRLNSKNKSTVNRERFLRRYRGHIKKAVSDAIDKRSITDLDSGEKISIPSKDVSEPTFSHGDGGRRDRVLPGNEEFVSGDKIKRPQGGGSGGGSGSGASDSGEGDDDFVFQITQEEFLNFMFDDLALPNLVKRQLAGDEEFKYHRAGISNEGNPGQVNIVRTLKSANARRIALTGKKRKKLRALEARLEEITPPANELDEAEADTLRDEIEVLRKKIKAVPWLDDFDVKYNLQVKHPVPRSRAVMFCIMDVSGSMDQATKDVAKRFFLLLYLFLQRNYDKTEVVFIRHHTSAKEVDEQEFFYSRETGGTIVSSALKMMDEIIKDRYPASEWNIYGAQASDGDNWNDDSTHCHKLLIDNIMPAVQYFSYIEITPRDHQALWHAYEEVQKAFPDAFAMRHLVTAADIYPIFRELFQKKAA from the coding sequence ATGAGCTATGTAGTCGACCGACGCCTAAATTCGAAAAACAAAAGTACTGTTAATCGCGAGCGCTTTTTGCGCCGTTATCGGGGCCATATCAAAAAGGCCGTATCCGATGCTATTGATAAACGCTCTATTACCGATTTGGATTCTGGCGAAAAAATATCTATACCCTCGAAAGATGTTAGCGAACCCACGTTTAGCCATGGCGATGGTGGACGTCGCGATCGCGTATTGCCAGGCAATGAAGAGTTTGTTAGTGGCGATAAAATTAAGCGCCCGCAAGGCGGAGGCTCTGGTGGCGGCAGTGGTAGTGGCGCGAGTGATTCCGGTGAGGGCGATGACGATTTTGTTTTTCAGATCACCCAAGAAGAATTTCTAAACTTTATGTTTGACGATTTGGCGCTACCAAATTTAGTTAAGCGCCAACTCGCCGGTGATGAGGAGTTTAAATACCACCGTGCCGGCATTAGTAATGAAGGTAACCCTGGGCAAGTTAATATTGTTCGAACACTTAAGTCTGCCAATGCTAGGCGCATAGCGTTAACCGGTAAAAAGCGCAAAAAATTGCGTGCGCTAGAGGCGCGGTTAGAAGAAATAACGCCACCAGCTAACGAACTGGACGAAGCTGAGGCCGATACTCTACGCGATGAAATTGAAGTGCTGCGCAAAAAAATTAAGGCGGTACCTTGGCTGGATGATTTTGATGTTAAGTACAACTTGCAGGTTAAGCACCCGGTGCCGCGTTCACGAGCTGTGATGTTTTGCATTATGGATGTTTCGGGCTCGATGGATCAAGCTACCAAAGATGTCGCTAAGCGTTTCTTTTTGCTTTTGTATCTTTTTTTACAGCGCAATTACGATAAAACCGAAGTTGTGTTTATTCGCCACCATACCAGCGCAAAAGAAGTGGATGAGCAAGAATTCTTTTACAGCCGTGAAACAGGCGGGACCATTGTTTCAAGCGCTTTGAAGATGATGGATGAAATTATCAAAGATCGCTATCCCGCGAGCGAGTGGAATATTTATGGCGCCCAAGCGTCTGACGGCGACAATTGGAATGATGATTCGACACACTGCCATAAATTACTTATCGATAACATAATGCCTGCTGTGCAGTATTTCTCCTATATTGAAATCACACCGCGGGATCATCAAGCGCTTTGGCATGCTTACGAAGAGGTACAAAAGGCATTTCCTGATGCTTTTGCTATGCGTCACCTAGTGACCGCAGCAGACATCTACCCGATATTCCGTGAGTTGTTCCAAAAGAAGGCGGCCTAA
- a CDS encoding SpoVR family protein, which yields MSKPISTSSEWTFDLIQRYDKEISVIAEDFKLDTYRNQIEIISSEQMMDAYASVGMPIGYNHWSYGKQFLGVEQGYKRGQMGLAYEIVINSDPCISYLMEENTMMMQALVIAHACYGHNSFFKGNYLFRTWTDASAIIDYLVFAKNYIAKCEEKYGVDAVENLLDSCHAIMNYGVDRYKRPYPLSQHEEEARQKEREEYLQQQVNDLWRTIPIDGIDKKEEQSRRVPEEPQENLLYFFEKHAPLLEPWQREVVRIVRKLAQYFYPQKQTQVMNEGWATFWHHSIMNEMYDRGLITEGFMLEFMQSHSGVIYQPSFNSRYYSGINPYTLGFNMMQDIKRICQNPTDEDKQWFPEIAGSDWLTTLDFAMRNFKDESFILQFLSPKLMRDLKLFCILDDDKNQTIDVAAIHDESGYRIVREALSAQYNLSNREPNIQVYSVAVRGDRSLTLHHTRHNRMPLELKGADEVLRHIHRLWGFDVHLYSVDDGDVKQDFHCPEPIVQVPMAQTS from the coding sequence ATGAGCAAGCCCATCTCTACTAGTTCGGAATGGACGTTTGATCTTATTCAGCGTTACGACAAAGAAATTAGCGTAATCGCAGAAGACTTCAAACTGGATACTTATCGCAACCAAATTGAAATTATCAGCTCAGAACAAATGATGGATGCTTATGCGTCTGTCGGCATGCCCATTGGCTATAACCACTGGTCTTATGGTAAACAGTTTTTGGGCGTGGAACAGGGCTACAAACGCGGTCAAATGGGGCTAGCCTACGAGATTGTGATTAACTCGGACCCTTGTATTTCTTATTTGATGGAAGAAAACACCATGATGATGCAGGCGCTGGTTATTGCGCACGCGTGTTATGGGCATAACTCATTTTTTAAAGGCAACTACCTTTTTCGAACTTGGACGGATGCTTCGGCCATTATCGATTATTTGGTTTTTGCTAAAAACTATATTGCTAAATGCGAAGAAAAATACGGCGTGGATGCCGTAGAGAATTTGCTGGATTCTTGCCACGCAATAATGAACTACGGAGTGGATCGTTATAAGCGGCCTTATCCACTTTCGCAGCATGAAGAGGAAGCTAGGCAAAAAGAACGCGAAGAATATTTGCAGCAGCAAGTGAACGACTTGTGGCGAACCATACCTATTGACGGTATCGATAAAAAAGAAGAGCAAAGTCGGCGAGTACCAGAAGAGCCGCAAGAAAACCTATTGTATTTTTTTGAAAAGCACGCGCCGTTACTCGAGCCTTGGCAGCGTGAAGTGGTGCGTATTGTACGCAAGTTAGCACAATACTTTTACCCGCAAAAGCAAACGCAAGTGATGAATGAAGGTTGGGCAACGTTTTGGCACCACAGCATAATGAACGAGATGTATGACCGCGGTTTAATTACTGAAGGTTTTATGCTGGAGTTTATGCAATCACACTCTGGGGTTATTTATCAGCCGTCTTTTAATAGCCGTTATTACAGCGGTATAAACCCTTATACCTTAGGGTTTAATATGATGCAGGATATTAAACGCATCTGCCAAAATCCAACGGATGAAGATAAACAATGGTTTCCTGAAATAGCCGGTAGCGATTGGTTAACAACTCTTGATTTTGCAATGCGTAACTTCAAAGACGAAAGCTTTATTCTGCAGTTTTTATCCCCCAAATTAATGCGCGATCTTAAGTTGTTTTGCATTTTAGATGATGATAAAAATCAGACTATTGATGTCGCGGCGATTCACGATGAAAGCGGGTATCGCATAGTGCGAGAAGCGTTATCGGCGCAATACAATTTAAGCAACCGAGAGCCTAATATTCAGGTTTACAGCGTTGCAGTTCGAGGTGATCGTTCTTTAACTTTGCACCATACTCGCCACAACCGCATGCCGTTAGAGTTAAAAGGAGCCGATGAGGTGCTGCGCCATATTCACCGCTTGTGGGGGTTTGATGTGCACTTGTATTCTGTTGATGATGGCGATGTGAAACAAGATTTTCACTGCCCAGAACCTATCGTCCAAGTACCAATGGCTCAAACATCATAG